A genome region from Homalodisca vitripennis isolate AUS2020 unplaced genomic scaffold, UT_GWSS_2.1 ScUCBcl_6620;HRSCAF=13916, whole genome shotgun sequence includes the following:
- the LOC124373878 gene encoding proton-coupled folate transporter-like — MRISSVLKQVSVEPMLVLYYVAAAIATLAGTNLVLLKACNPHHSPAEGDTCDEVAAQKVVTAINTWRPSFEYSIPVLFILFAGAWSDAHGKRRKPLMILPIAGEIVTLFYITSSVYFWKWTPEMTALFESLFRGLTGGRTCFSFGAITYIADNTYPEQRTFRLAIITALIFISSPIGNALGGILRVTFGFYVVFNVCLILNLLALLSGLVLMKRYNDEERLEKSCGLPELKKTWKTVFKERTGHNRTIILLMLIVSPLFGGCLIGEYSVLYFYLRYKFHWGEADYGFYSAFRMSLTFFGTLISIGVLSRMCRLSDEVIGLIATTSQIVAALGNTPFAQFQWQMFLYPTLDLMHGAIYTVGHSIVSKVVDSVELGKVNSVLGTVDSLIPLIVFPLYNRTYSMTFQEKPGTFFLISVAFASVTWVIFLTVIVLRMKQSAKVHTTVN; from the coding sequence ATGCGGATCAGTTCTGTGCTCAAGCAGGTGTCCGTGGAGCCTATGCTGGTGCTGTATTACGTGGCCGCAGCCATAGCGACCCTAGCCGGCACCAATCTGGTGCTGCTGAAAGCTTGCAATCCACATCATTCCCCGGCAGAAGGCGACACTTGCGACGAGGTGGCCGCCCAGAAGGTTGTGACCGCCATCAACACCTGGAGACCCAGCTTCGAGTACAGCATACCCGTACTGTTCATCCTCTTCGCGGGTGCCTGGAGTGATGCACACGGCAAGAGGAGAAAGCCTTTGATGATTCTTCCCATCGCGGGGGAAATTGTCACCCTCTTCTACATCACCAGCAGCGTCTACTTTTGGAAGTGGACTCCTGAAATGACCGCACTCTTCGAATCCTTATTCCGCGGCCTGACTGGAGGCCGGACGTGTTTTTCTTTTGGCGCGATCACCTACATTGCCGACAACACCTATCCCGAACAAAGGACCTTCCGTTTAGCCATAATCACTGCCCTGATATTCATCTCTTCTCCTATCGGTAACGCGTTGGGAGGTATTCTGAGAGTGACCTTCGGATTTTACGTGGTGTTTAACGTGTGTTTGATTTTGAACTTGTTAGCCTTGCTATCAGGGTTGGTATTGATGAAGCGTTACAATGACGAGGAGCGTTTGGAAAAGTCTTGTGGTCTTCCGGAACTTAAAAAAACTTGGAAAACAGTGTTCAAAGAAAGAACAGGCCATAACAgaactattattttattgatgttgATAGTGTCTCCTCTATTTGGAGGATGTCTGATCGGCGAATATTCAGTACTTTATTTCTACCTCAGATACAAATTTCACTGGGGTGAAGCAGACTACGGTTTCTATTCAGCTTTTAGAATGTCCCTGACATTCTTCGGTACCTTGATATCGATAGGGGTGCTCTCAAGGATGTGCCGCCTCTCTGACGAGGTCATCGGCTTGATAGCAACGACGTCTCAGATAGTCGCCGCCCTGGGCAACACACCTTTCGCGCAGTTCCAATGGCAGATGTTCTTGTACCCCACTTTGGATCTAATGCACGGCGCCATTTATACTGTGGGTCACTCTATTGTATCCAAGGTGGTGGACTCTGTAGAGCTGGGGAAGGTCAACAGTGTCCTAGGAACCGTGGACTCCCTCATCCCCCTCATCGTGTTCCCTCTGTACAACAGGACGTACAGCATGACGTTCCAAGAGAAGCCGGGTACTTTCTTTCTAATCAGCGTGGCCTTCGCCAGTGTCACTTGGGTGATTTTCCTCACAGTCATCGTGCTCCGAATGAAGCAAAGTGCAAAAGTCCACACCACCGTCAACTGA